GAAGCACCTCTAAGCCCCCTGCCGAGTTCAACTTTGCTCCACCTGACCTTCTCACTGAATCACGCGCTAAGCGTTTAAAGGAGTTTTATGGGCCCAATGGAAGTCATTTTAATTGTAGTGGTCGTCGTTTTGCTTTTTGGAGCTAAGAAGATTCCTGAGATTGCCAAGGGCCTCGGCCAGGGCATCAAGGAATTCAAGTCCACCAGCAAAGACACCACCACGGACACCACCGTAGTGACCCCGCGCCGCGACAGCGACGTCTAAACAAGGCGCGGGCCATGACCAAACTCAATGCCGGTGCCAGCGCTCCGATTTTTGATCACCTCGAAGAGTTGCGCCGCCGCATCATCTACAGCTTGCTGTTTTTGGTGGTCGGAGCGGGCATCGCTTGGACGAAGGTGCCGCAGATCATCTTGCTGCTCAAAGAACCGCTGACCTACACCAATCTCTACAAAGCGGACAAGCTCCAACTCGTCGCCACCGGCCTGACTGAGCAGCTCATTTTCAGCTTTACCATCGCCTTGTGGGCAGGACTGGCCATATCTTTGCCGTTCATTCTTCATCAAATCTGGCTGTTTATCGCACCGGGCCTGTATCCGAGTGAGCGCAAATATGCTGGCCCCTTTATTGTCGGTGCGGGCCTGAGCTTTCTGGCGGGCGGAGCGTTTTGCTATTACATGATCTTGCCGCCGATGGTTAAGTTTCTGGTGGATTTCTTGGGCGGTACCGTCGGCGCGATCTTCTCGATTGGTCAGTACATGGGCCAGATCATCACGCTGCTGATCTCGTTCGGGCTCTGCTTTGAAATCCCGATTCTGGCCGTCATCCTGACCCGCATCGGCATCGTCAACCATGTCATGCTCCGGAAAATGTGGAAGTACGCATTCATGGCCTGCCTGATTCTGGCCGCCATCATCACCCCGACGCCCGACCCGATCAATATGAGTATCGCCGCCGCGCCACTGTATTTGCTTTACGAGATTGGCGTGCTGCTCTCGCGGGTCTTCCGGGTTCGTCCAAACGAGGCTTTGGAGTCGGGCAATCCCACTTGAGAGCGGTTATCTCGTACCCTCGCCGTAAACTTATCTAGAAAAACTTGTCAATTGACTAGTGCGCCCCGCATCTTGGTGGGGCGCACTTTTTAGACTAGACAGATGAACCACAACGATTTACCGGTGCCGGATGCCAGCAGCCAAAATCTGCCGAGTATTGAAGATCTACGTGCTCAGATCGACAGCATCAATGACGATTTGATTCGCCTGATTTCGCGCCGCGCCCAACTCGCTGCCGAGATCGGCCATATCAAGACTTTGGAAGGCCGCCCGCACCACTACGACCCGGCCCGCGAAGAGCGGCAGCTCAAATATATCGAGGAAGTCAACCCCGGCCCCTTCACGGCAGCGGCGCTCAAGTCCATTTTCAAAGAGATCTTCCGGGCCAGCCTCGACTTGGAAGAAGCCAACGACAAAAAGCAGTTGCTGGTCAGCCGCAAGCAGCAAAGCGCCGATACCGTTCTGGACATCAAGGGCGTGCGAATCGGCGGAAACGGGCCGCCTATTATCATCGCCGGGCCGTGCAGCATTGAGGGCGAGGAGCAGATGGAAAGCACCGCCGCTTTCTTGGCGGCCAAAGGCGTCAAGATTTTGCGCGGCGGTGCTTATAAGCCGCGCACCAGTCCCTACGGCTTTCAGGGCATGGGCGTCGACGGCCTGATTCTGGGCGCTGGCGCGGCCCGCGAGCAGGGAATGCTGTTTGTCACCGAGGTGATGGATACCCGTGACGTAGAAGTGGTTGCAGAATACGCCGACATCTTGCAAATCGGCTCGCGGAACATGCACAACTTTGCTCTACTGCGTGAAGTGGGCCGCAGCGGAATGCCGGTGCTGCTTAAGCGCGGGTTTGCCGCCACCATCGAGGAGTGGCTCTACGCCGCTGAGTACATTCTGGCTGAGGGCAACAAGCAAGTCATTTTGTGTGAGCGCGGCATTCGCACCTTCGAGAAATGGACGCGCAATACCCTCGATCTCTCGGCGGTGGCGCTGGCCAAGCAAGAAACCCACCTGCCGGTCTTCGTGGACGTGACCCACGCGGCGGGGCGGCGCGACCTACTGATTCCGCTGGCCAAAGCTGCTCTGGCGGTAGGCGCAGACGGCCTACACGTCGAGGTCCACCCCAGTCCCGCCACTGCCCTCTCCGATAACGAGCAGCAACTCGACTTCGCGGGCTACGAAGCCTTTGACGCCGCCATCAAGCCGCTGATGGGTGTTTTGAGCGTCAAGGGCTAAGTAGAGAATGGGGGAGAGAGGAGAGGGCGCTTCTCTCTCTTGGCTGTTTTAGCGGCCCACTGCGGGAGAGTCGCAGATCAGACCCAGTCCAGCTTCGTCCACGGCGGCGGCGGCCACTCCACTTCAATGTCGTCGCCTGCTTTTACTTCGCCGCCACTCAGCACCACGCCCATGATGCCTGCTTTGCGAATCAGGTGGCCACTGTCATCTCTGCCCAGCACGGCGGCCAGCAAGCCGGAGCGCTGAGCAGCGCCGAACCGTTCAATCTGAGCGCAGGGGTTTCGCAGCCCGGTGATTTCCACCACCGCTTCGCCGCCGAGATGCAGGCGCGTACCGGCCGGCAGCGCCAGTAGATCCAGCCCCAATGTCGTTACATTTTCGCCGAGTTGTCCGGCACTGACCTCAAATCCCTGCGCGGCCAGCTCTTCAAAGAGTTCGGCGTGAAGCAGATGAACCTGGCGCAAATTGGGCTGCGACGGGTCGGCAGCCACGCGTGAGCGGTGCTGAACCGTCACGCCGCTGTGGGCATCCCCCTCCACGCCTAGGCCCGCCAGCAAGCGGACACTCGGCTGCGGCGGTTTGCTGAACTCATGTGCGCCGCTCCGGCTGACGGCCCCGACCTGACCAACAGGAGCATCTCTGTTGTGGCCTTCACTGTGACGGCTGTTCATTAACCTGCTCATTGTGTCATATTTCGCCCGTCAGCAGTGCCCACTTTGGCTGAGGCTCTGGCGTGACATTTCACCTGACGCTCTCATGACTTTGGGCCTATCATAGGTTCACCGGCAGAGCGCCCACAACCCAAGTTGTTACTTCTGCTTCTGGCCGGTAAAGAGGTGACTTTGTGCATATCTACAAGCTGAGCGGACGCAATGTTGACGTGACCGACGCCCTGCGCGACTATGTGGAGAGCAAACTGACGCGGCTCGACCGATTTAACGGTCAGATTACCGACGCCCGCGTGACTCTTACCGTCAGAGACGTGCGCGACGCTTCACGCCGCAATAGGGTCGAGGTTCAGCTCAACGTGCCCAACGGCATCATTCGCGCCGAGGAACACAACGCCGACATGTACGCCGCCATCGACAAGGCCGGTGACGTGTTGGAGCGGCAGCTGCGCAAGTTCAAAACCAAAATTATGCGCCACCGCAACGACGCGACGCTCGACGCTGCAGCGCCTGCGCAGGCTGACAGCAGCGGTGACGATGTCAGCGAATTTAACCCCGAGATCGTGCGGCAAAAGCGCTTCGATATGCGCCCGATGTCTGCCGAGGACGCCGTGACCCAAATGGAAGCGCTCGGCCACGACTTTTACGTCTTTTTGAACATGACCACCGATTCCTGCGGAGTGGTGTATCGCCGCAAAGACGGCCACTACGGACTGATTGAGCCGAGCTGACCTGAGCGGTAAGCGCTCAAAGAGTTGGGGCATCTTAAACAAGGTGGCCTAACTGTCTTTGAGCAGCTCCCGTGTTGCGTCTTGATCCCGTTTCAATTGCGCTCTCAGTTCGTCCAGGCCGCCGAACTTCTGCTCCGCGCGGATAAAGTGAAAGAACTTGACTTGCAGTTCTTTGCCGTACAAATCGCCCTCAAAGTCGAGCAAGTTGACTTCGAAGCGTAGCGTGAGGCCGCTGACGGTGGGGCGGCTACCGATATTGGCCATGCCGCTGTACGTTTGGCTGGTTCCGCCAGATTCGACCTGCACCCGCACGGCAAAGACGCCCCTGGGCAGCGCCTTGCCCCCGGCGACCTGCACATTGGCCGTCGGAAAGCCGATGGTGCGCCCCAACTGATCGCCCTGCACCACCACGCCCTGAGCGCTGTAGCGGCGGCCCAGAAAGCGCTGAGCGCCCTCCACGTTGCCGGAGCGCAGAAATTCGCGGATGCGGGTGCTTTTGATGTCCTCACCGCCCAGGCTGTGCATCGGCAGCGCGATCACGTCTCGGCTGACCTGGCGCAGGTCCTCGGTGCTTCCCTCCCTGCCCTTGCCAAAATAGAAGTCCTCACCCACCACGATGGAGCGCGGGCGCAGGCTCCGCAGATCATCCAGAAAATCGGTCTTGGGCCGGGAGGCAAACTCGGCTGTAAACGGCACGGCGATGACTTCGTCAATACCGTAGCGCGAGAGCAGTTCCAGCTTCTCCGGCAAGGTGGACAAAAACTCTACCCCCTGCGTAAAGACGCGGGTGGGCGGATCGAAGGTGTAGACCACGCTCGGCACGTGGTAATGGCGGGCGCGTTCCTTGAGGCGGGCCAAGAGCGCTTGGTGGCCGAGGTGCAGGCCGTCAAACGAACCGATGGCCACCACCGTCTCGGTATCGGGGCGCTGGCTGGGCGAGAGGTAGGTTTTGAGGTTGGTCACGCTCAAGTCAGTGCCGCCCTTCCTGCCTTTTGCCTTCCTGTCCTCTTCCCTGTTGATCGCCGCCTTGCTGATCCACCTGTGCGCCCATTCCGCTGGCGGGCGGCGCACCTGTCAGGGCCAGCAGCGCAGCGGTGACAGTGGCCGCGCTGCCCTTGATGGAGCCGTCGCGCAGGCCGCTCAAGATCGTTTCAGGCCTGAGCCACACCACTTCGATCTCCTCGTCTTCGTCCATCTCTAAGCGCGACTCGCGGGCATTGGTGGCCTTGAAGACAAACAGTTCTTCGTCGCTAAAGCCGGGGCTGGAGTAAAACTGGGTCAGCAAGGTCATGTCGGCGTCAAGTCCGGCTTCCTCTTGCAGCTCGCGGCGGGCGGCGGCTTCGGGGGTTTCGCCCGCGTCGATCAGGCCTGCTGGAACTTCGATGGTGTAGGCGTTGACGGCGTGGCGAAACTGCTTGACGCACAGCAGCTCACCCGACTCGTTTTGCAGCAAAATGGAGACTGCCGGAGCGTGCCGCACGATCTCCCATTTGCCATCCTGCACTTCAAGGCTGACGACTCGCCCGCTGTAAATGCTCTTGGTGGCGCTCTGATCTGACATGAGTCGAGTTTAGCAGGCGGGGGAGAGCAATAAAGCGGGCCACAGCGCTTGACGTTGCTGTGGCCCGCTTAAAGTGCTAGTTGAGTTTAGCCCCGGTCAACTTGACGGAGGAACGCCGGGATGTCGTAGTCTTTGGGGTCGTACTGACTCTGGCCGCGTGAAGATGTGCGGATGGTCGAGGACGGAGAAGGAATCGGGTCGAGTCGCCCGCTACTGAGTGCGGTTTGCGCTTCGTTGAAGCCGGTGGCGATCACCGTGACGCGCACTTCGTCGCCCGCATTTTCGTCAAAGCTCACTCCGAACAGCATGTCGGGGTCGTCGTAGCCGGTGGCGTCACGGATCTTCTCGACGATTTCGTGGGCATCGTTCATCGAGAGGTCGTAGCCGCCGGTCACGTTGACCAGAATGCGCCGTGCGCCTTCCACACCGCGCTCGAGGAGCGGGCTGTTGATGGCGCTGGTGGCGGCCTCCTCGGCCAATTTGTCGCCGCGTCCCGAGCCGATGCCCATCAGCACTGCGCCCGCGTTGGAAAGGAGGTTGCGAACGTCAGCGAAGTCCACGTTGATCATGCCTTCGACATTGATCACGTCGCTGATGCCCTTGACGCCGTAGTACAGCACCCGGTCAGCGATCAGGAAGGCGTCGCGGATAGCCACTTTTTTGTCGATGGCGGTCAGCAGCTTTTCGTTGTTGACCACGATCATGCCGTCGACCCGCTCCTGAAGCTTGATGATACCTTCCTCAGCGACTTTGCTGCGGCGCGGCCCCTCGAACTTGAAGGGCCGGGTCACGATGCCCACCGTCAGGATGTTCATTTCGCGGGCGACTTCGGCCACCACCGGAGCCGCGCCGGTGCCGGTGCCGCCGCCCA
The sequence above is drawn from the Deinococcus detaillensis genome and encodes:
- the hpf gene encoding ribosome hibernation-promoting factor, HPF/YfiA family, which codes for MHIYKLSGRNVDVTDALRDYVESKLTRLDRFNGQITDARVTLTVRDVRDASRRNRVEVQLNVPNGIIRAEEHNADMYAAIDKAGDVLERQLRKFKTKIMRHRNDATLDAAAPAQADSSGDDVSEFNPEIVRQKRFDMRPMSAEDAVTQMEALGHDFYVFLNMTTDSCGVVYRRKDGHYGLIEPS
- the tatA gene encoding twin-arginine translocase TatA/TatE family subunit; protein product: MEVILIVVVVVLLFGAKKIPEIAKGLGQGIKEFKSTSKDTTTDTTVVTPRRDSDV
- a CDS encoding bifunctional riboflavin kinase/FAD synthetase, producing the protein MTNLKTYLSPSQRPDTETVVAIGSFDGLHLGHQALLARLKERARHYHVPSVVYTFDPPTRVFTQGVEFLSTLPEKLELLSRYGIDEVIAVPFTAEFASRPKTDFLDDLRSLRPRSIVVGEDFYFGKGREGSTEDLRQVSRDVIALPMHSLGGEDIKSTRIREFLRSGNVEGAQRFLGRRYSAQGVVVQGDQLGRTIGFPTANVQVAGGKALPRGVFAVRVQVESGGTSQTYSGMANIGSRPTVSGLTLRFEVNLLDFEGDLYGKELQVKFFHFIRAEQKFGGLDELRAQLKRDQDATRELLKDS
- a CDS encoding MOSC domain-containing protein is translated as MNSRHSEGHNRDAPVGQVGAVSRSGAHEFSKPPQPSVRLLAGLGVEGDAHSGVTVQHRSRVAADPSQPNLRQVHLLHAELFEELAAQGFEVSAGQLGENVTTLGLDLLALPAGTRLHLGGEAVVEITGLRNPCAQIERFGAAQRSGLLAAVLGRDDSGHLIRKAGIMGVVLSGGEVKAGDDIEVEWPPPPWTKLDWV
- a CDS encoding bifunctional 3-deoxy-7-phosphoheptulonate synthase/chorismate mutase; its protein translation is MNHNDLPVPDASSQNLPSIEDLRAQIDSINDDLIRLISRRAQLAAEIGHIKTLEGRPHHYDPAREERQLKYIEEVNPGPFTAAALKSIFKEIFRASLDLEEANDKKQLLVSRKQQSADTVLDIKGVRIGGNGPPIIIAGPCSIEGEEQMESTAAFLAAKGVKILRGGAYKPRTSPYGFQGMGVDGLILGAGAAREQGMLFVTEVMDTRDVEVVAEYADILQIGSRNMHNFALLREVGRSGMPVLLKRGFAATIEEWLYAAEYILAEGNKQVILCERGIRTFEKWTRNTLDLSAVALAKQETHLPVFVDVTHAAGRRDLLIPLAKAALAVGADGLHVEVHPSPATALSDNEQQLDFAGYEAFDAAIKPLMGVLSVKG
- a CDS encoding NUDIX domain-containing protein, with protein sequence MSDQSATKSIYSGRVVSLEVQDGKWEIVRHAPAVSILLQNESGELLCVKQFRHAVNAYTIEVPAGLIDAGETPEAAARRELQEEAGLDADMTLLTQFYSSPGFSDEELFVFKATNARESRLEMDEDEEIEVVWLRPETILSGLRDGSIKGSAATVTAALLALTGAPPASGMGAQVDQQGGDQQGRGQEGKRQEGRH
- the tatC gene encoding twin-arginine translocase subunit TatC; this translates as MTKLNAGASAPIFDHLEELRRRIIYSLLFLVVGAGIAWTKVPQIILLLKEPLTYTNLYKADKLQLVATGLTEQLIFSFTIALWAGLAISLPFILHQIWLFIAPGLYPSERKYAGPFIVGAGLSFLAGGAFCYYMILPPMVKFLVDFLGGTVGAIFSIGQYMGQIITLLISFGLCFEIPILAVILTRIGIVNHVMLRKMWKYAFMACLILAAIITPTPDPINMSIAAAPLYLLYEIGVLLSRVFRVRPNEALESGNPT
- the ftsZ gene encoding cell division protein FtsZ: MQAARIRVIGLGGAGNNAVNRMIESGLEGVEFIAGNTDAQVLAKSHAEVRIQLGDRLTRGLGAGANPEVGEKAAMEDRERIKEYLEGTDMLFITAGMGGGTGTGAAPVVAEVAREMNILTVGIVTRPFKFEGPRRSKVAEEGIIKLQERVDGMIVVNNEKLLTAIDKKVAIRDAFLIADRVLYYGVKGISDVINVEGMINVDFADVRNLLSNAGAVLMGIGSGRGDKLAEEAATSAINSPLLERGVEGARRILVNVTGGYDLSMNDAHEIVEKIRDATGYDDPDMLFGVSFDENAGDEVRVTVIATGFNEAQTALSSGRLDPIPSPSSTIRTSSRGQSQYDPKDYDIPAFLRQVDRG